CCTTTCACAAAGTCGCGGTGAAAATCGTCTTCCGGCACCAGCCCGGTGGGTGCCAGGCCGTCGTGGGCGGCGGCAGAAAGGCCATCAACCCCGGCTTTGATGTTGACGGTAACGGCGTGGCTGGGCTGAATAAATTCCAAGGCCAGTTGGGCTTCGTCTTCGTCTTTTTGCACGCCGTAAGGCAGGCGCACGGCAATAAAGCGGTAGGTTTTATCGACGCTGGACTCGCTATTGAGCTCCTCTACCGCCAACTGCGCCAAGCGGCCACAGGTGGAAGAGTCCACCCCGCCACTGATGCCCAGCACCAAGGTCGAGAGGCCAGAGGCCTTGAGGGTGTTTTTGATGAAATCGACACGGCGGCGCACTTCAAATTCCACATCGATCTGCGCCAGCACGCGCATTTCATCGCGGATCTCTTGTTCAATGGACATGGGTTAAATCCTTCCACTATTCAAGGTAAAAGGGCGCCAAAGGCGCCCTGCTGTTAACCGATATGGGTCTTGCCGCCCATGTAGGCGCGCAGTACTTCGGGTACTTCGATGCGGCCATCGGCAGTTTGGTAGTTTTCCATCACCGCCACCAGGGTGCGGCCGACGGCGAGGCCTGAGCCGTTGAGGGTGTGCACCAGCTCGGGCTTGTTGGTCTCGGGATTGCGGAACCGCGCCTGCATGCGGCGGGCCTGGAAGTCGCCAACGTTGGAGCAGCTGGAGATCTCGCGGTAGGTGTTTTGCGCCGGCAGCCACACTTCCAAATCGAAGGTCTTGGTGGCGCCAAAGCCCATGTCACCGGTGCAAAGGGCCACGGTGCGATACGGCAGGCCGAGTTTTTCCAGCACGGTTTCGGCGTGGCGGGTCATTTCATCCAGGGCCGCGAAGGAGGTGTCGGGGTGGACGATTTGCACCATTTCCACTTTGTCGAACTGGTGCATGCGAATAAGGCCACGGGTGTCACGGCCGTAAGAGCCGGCTTCAGAGCGAAAGCACGGGCTGTGGGCGGTGAATTTCAGCGGCAGGCTGGCAGCGTCAACTATCTCGTCGCGCACCAGGTTGGTGAGCGGCACTTCGGCGGTGGGAATAAGCGACAGCATCTGGCGCTCTTCGGTAGCCGGTTTGATGTTAAAGAGATCGTCGCCAAATTTTGGCAGCTGGCCGGTGCCTTTGAGGCTGTCTTCGTTAACGAGATAAGGCACGTAGGTTTCGAGGTAACCGTGCTGCTCGGTGTGAAGATCCAGCATGAACTGGGCCAGGGCCCGGTGCAGCTTGGCCAGCTCGCCGCGCATCACCACAAAGCGAGACCCCGACAGCTTCACGCCGTCTTCAAAAGACAGGCCGTTCAGGGCGCCGCCGAGATCGACATGGTCTTTGACCTCAAAATCGAACTCTCGCGGGGTGCCCCAGCGGCGCACTTCGACGTTTTCGCTTTCGTCTTTACCCACCGGCACCGACTCGTGGGGCAGGTTGGGAATGGCCATGGTGATGGCGTCCCAGTCGGCCAGCACTTTGTCCAGTTCGGCTTTGACGCTGTCCAGTTCGTCGTTGATTTGGGTAACAGCGGCTTTCAGCGGCGCGATGTCTTCTCCGCTGCGAGCTGCCTGGCCAATGGCCTTGGAGCGGGTGTTACGCTCGTTTTGCAGCTCCTGGGTGCGCACCTGCAGGGCTTTGCGTTTTTCTTCGAGTTCTTGGATGGCGGCCACATCCAGTTTAAAGCCGCGAGAGGCCAGACGCTCGGCAGTCGCTTCGAGTTCCTGGCGCAGAAATTTGTTATCCAGCATGGTGTTAATTCAGATCCGTTCAGTCTTCGGGCAGTGTACCAGAGCCCTCGGCGTCCGAGTAGCGCTTGACCGGGCTTTGCCGGTCCCTATCCAGCAGATAGTTGAGCTTTTCGCCGATCTTCTGCTCAAGGCCGCGGTTTGAGGGTTGATAGTAGCGCCTGTCTTTAAGCTCGGGGGGAAAAAAGTTCTCGCCGGCCGCGTAAGCGCCAGGTTCATTGTGGGCGTAGCGGTATTCGGCGCCATAGCCGAGCGAGGCCATCAATTTGGTGGGGGCGTTACGAATATGCACCGGCACCGGCAAGTCGCCCGCTTCTTTGGCGTCGCGCCGGGCTGCTTTAAAAGCGGTGTACACGGCGTTGGATTTTGGGGCGCAGGCCATATAAACGGCGGCCTGGGCAATGGCCCGCTCCCCTTCGGCGGGGCCAACCCGAGTAAAGGTATCCCAGGCGTTAAGGCCGATGGTGAGCGCTTTTGGGTCGGCGTTGCCGATATCTTCTGAGGCAATGGCCAACAGGCGGCGGGCCACATACAAAGGGTCACAGCCCCCTTCCAGCATCCGGCAATACCAATACAGGGCGGCGTCTGGCGACGAGCCGCGCACCGATTTATGGAAAGCCGAAATCATGTCGTAGAAAAGATCGCCGCCTTTGTCATAGCGGCGAATTTCCGGGCCCAGAGTGGAGGCGATAAGATCTTTGGTGATGCGGCCGTCGTCGGCCATGTCCGAGAGCATTTCGAGATAATTTAATGCCCGGCGGGCATCACCACCGGCCATTTGGGTAAGCACGTCGAGGGCTTCGTCATCAAGGCTGATGCCTTGAAGGCCCTCTGGGGCCACCAGCGCCCGTTTAATCAGATCGCTGATGTCGTCGTTTTCCAGGCTTTTAAGCACATAGACCCGGGCCCGGGACAGCAAAGCGCCGTTGAGTTCAAAAGAGGGGTTCTCGGTGGTGGCGCCAATAAAGATAAAGGTGCCGTCTTCGATGTGGGGCAAAAAGGCGTCTTGCTGGCTTTTGTTAAAGCGGTGCACTTCGTCCACAAACAGCAGGGTTTTGCGGGCCCGGCTGTGGGCCCGTTCCACCACGGCGCGAATATCCTTGATGCCGCTGGTGACCGCCGAGATACGTTCGACTTCGGCGTCACTGTAGCGGGCGATGAGTTCGGCAAGGGTGGTTTTACCGGTGCCGGGCGGGCCCCAGAGGATCATCGAGTGGGGTTTACCGGCCTCCAGGGCACGGCGCAGGGCTTTGCCCTCGCCCACCAGGTGCTGCTGGCCGACGTAGTCGTCAAACTTTTTGGGGCGCATCCTGGCGGCCAGTGGCTCGACGGGACCGTCCCCAAAATCAAAACCCAGGGTGCTCATCGCTGATCGTCAACCGCCACCCCGGCCGGTGGGGTAAAGCTGAAGCTGACTTTGTCGTCCTTGGCGCGGGGCGACTGAAAATCGGAAAAGGTAACGGTGTTTTGCTGGCCGGAGGCATCGTGAATAACCAGGCCCGCTACCTTGTTGGCACTGAATTTCACGGTAAGGGCGGTGACGTAGGCGTCTTTTTCGTCCTTGGGTTTGATGTCGTAATCCTGGCCATTGGCCTTGATATCAAACTGGCTCCACACCGCTGGGTCCTGGCTTGAGAGCAGCAGCATGGGGGTGCGGCCCACCGCTTCTTTGGGCGAGTAGAGGGTCACCTGCTCCACGAAGGGGTTATACAGCCACAGGGTTTTGCCGTCTGACACCAGCAGGGTTTCGTCGGGCGATTGGGTATGCCAATAGAGCTTTTGCGGGCGCTCTACCGCCATTTGCCCAGTGGCCTGCATGGCCAGGTTGCCTTCGCCATCCACCACTTTTTGGGAAAAGTTGGCCGAAAAGCTCTGGTACTGGGCCAGCTTGGTTTTTAAATCCGTGGCATCGTCCGCCACCGCCAGGGAACTGGCCAACAAACACGCCAGCGCAACTACTCGCATATTATTCTCCGTGGTGAGGTACCAGCACGTCGCGGTTACCGTTGTGGCCGGCAGGTGAAACGATGCCTGCCATTTCCATCTGTTCAATCAGGCGCGCGGCGCGGTTATAGCCGATTTTAAGCTTGCGCTGCACGCTGGAGATGGAGCCGCGGCGGCTCTCGATAACAAAGGCCACGGCTTCATCGTAAAGGGGGTCTTTCTCGGCGTCGTCTTCCATGGACTCGCCCGGCAGCAAGGTCTCTTGGGTCATCTCGCCAGAGAGAATGGCGTCGATGTACTGGGGCTTGCCGCGTTTTTTCCAGTCTTCCACCACCCGGTGCACTTCGTGGTCGTCTACAAAGGCGCCGTGAACACGGGTCGGCACGCCGGAGCCTGGCGGCAGGTACAGCATGTCACCCTGGCCCAACAGGCTCTCGGCCCCTTGCTGGTCCAAGATGGTGCGCGAATCGATTTTACTGGACACCTGAAAGGCGATACGGGTGGGGATGTTGGCCTTGATAAGGCCGGTGATTACGTCCACCGACGGGCGCTGGGTCGCCAGAATAAGGTGAATACCGGCCGCCCTCGCCTTCTGGGCGATACGGGCAATGAGTTCTTCTACCTTCTTGCCGACGATCATCATCATGTCGGCAAATTCGTCTACCACCACTACGATGCGCGGCAAGGGTTCGAGGTCCGGCGCGACGGGCTCCATGGAGCTGTTGGGGTTCCACAGTGGGTCTTTCAGGGGCGCACCGTCCTTGATGGCGTCTTTAACCTTTTGGTTAAAGCCCTTGAGGTTACGAACCCCCATCATCGACATCAGCTTGTAGCGCCGCTCCATTTCCCCAACGCACCAGCGCAGGGCGTTGGCGGCGTCTTTCATGTCGGTGACCACCTCGGCCAGCAAATGCGGAATGCCCTCGTACACCGACAGCTCCAGCATTTTTGGGTCAATCATAATCAGGCGCACGTCTTCCGGGGTGCTCTTATACAGAAGCGACACCAGCATCACGTTCACCCCCACCGACTTACCGGAGCCGGTGGTACCGGCCACCAGCAAGTGCGGCATCTTGGCCAAATCCACCACTACCGAGTTACCGGCGATGTCTTTACCCAGCACCATGGCGAGCGGCGAGGCGTTGTCATTGAATTTGTCGTCGTTGATGACTTCAGACAGATACACCACTTCGCGGTGCTGGTTGGGCACCTCAAGGCCGATAACCGATTTACCGGGAATGACTTCCACCACCCGCACCGAAATGGCCGACAGTGCCCGGGCCAAGTCTTTGGAGAGGTTGGAGATTTTGGAGACTTTAACCCCAGGGGCCAAATCCAACTCAAAACGGGTGATAACGGGGCCGGGGTGTACGTCAACCACGTTGGCCTGCACGCCAAAATCCAGTAGCTTTTCTTCCACCAGGCGGGACACCATGTCCAGCTCTTCCTGGCTGATGGGGTTGCGGTTTTTATCAGGGCGGTCCAAGAGGTTCATGGACGGCAGCGGCGCCATATCTGTGCCTTGGCCGCCAGCCATGGCCTCGTCCAGCACCTCGGTAAAGGCCGGCGCGGCTTTCACTTGAGCTTTGGGCGGCGCGGCAACGGCCACATCGGCAGGTTCGTCCAGCCAGGGCAGTTCCAGCTCGTCGTCTTCGTCGTCAAGAGCGGTGGAAAGGGACAGCAGCGGTTCTTCTTTCTTGGCTGGCTCCGCCTTGGCTTTGGGCGCATTGCCAAGGCTCAGCACCGGCTCTTTAGGCTCGATACGTTTGGGCTCGGGGGCAGGCTCGTCGTCTTCAGGCTCCACATCGACGCTTTGGGGCTTGTCGGCGCGCGATTGCGTGGCGATGCCGGCAATCTTTTCCCAGCACCAAAGGGCTCCTTCCACCACCAGGGCGCCAAGGCGGTCAACTACCGCCACCCAGGACAGGCCTGTCACCATGGTAATGCCAGCGGCGGTCAGCGCCAGCAAGATAAGCAGGGTGCCGACGAAGTTAAACCAGGGGCGAAGGGCGGTGGCCATTAGGTCCCCCACCAGGCCGCCGGCCGAATAGGTATGGATATCGCCAAGATACACTGACGACAATCCGGCAAGGCCGAGGAAACTCAGCACCACGCCAATCAAGCGAAGGCCGGCAGCCAGATAATCAATCTCCACCAATGAGCGGTAGTGGCGGAAACAAAACCAGCCGCACAGCGCCACCAAAAAGGGCAGCAGATAGGCCAGCAGGCCAGCGCTGAACAACAGAATATCGGCCACCCAGGCACCAATAGTGCCAGCGGCATTTTGGATATGGTCAGGCACGCCGGTTTGCGACCAGCCGGGGTCAGCCGGGTTGAAGCTTGCCAGGGCCACCAGCAGAAATAATGAGAAAAGGGTGCAAAGTACCAGACCGGCTTCCAAAAGCCGCTGCACACCGGATAAGCGTCTGAGCTCCATGCGCTCCAAGGGCCCTACTCCAAACTTGTTTTTTAACTTTGCGATGATACCAGCCTCACCCATCAATCAGTACCTTGGATACGTTTTTCACTTCTTCCATCACCACATAGGTACGGGTTTCCTTCACCCCCGGCAGCCTTAGCAGGGTCTCCCCTAACAGCTCGCGATAAGCAGACATATCCGCTACCCGGGTCTTTAAGAGGTAGTCAAAATCACCAGACACCAGATGGCACTCCTGAATGATGTCGAGCCGTTGTACCGCCAGGTTGAACTGGTCAAATACCTCGGACGAGGTGCGCTCCAAGGTCACCTCCACAAACACCAGCAGCGCCGCCCCCAAGTGGCGAGGGTTTATAATGGCGGTGTATCCCTGAATAAAGCCTTGCCGTTCAAGGCGTTTTACCCTTTCCAAACAAGGCGTTGGCGACAGCCCTACTCGCTTGGATAATTCCACGTTGGAAAGGCGGCCATCATTTTGCAGCTCTTTCAATATGTTGCGATCGATGCGGTCGAGTTCTTTGACCCCTTTTCGAGCAGAAGGCAGCATAAAATCTCTAGAGATATGGGCTTTATCAGAACAAAATACTGAAAAATCCCTAAATAAAGCAACTCATTCTCTAAGTGGGTCCCTATACTGGCGGCAATTTCACTACCCCTTTGATAACAAAAGGAAACAGCAGATGATCATCGGCGTACCAAAAGAAATAAAAAACCACGAATACCGCGTCGGCATGGTGCCCGCTTCCGTACGTGAGCTGGTGAACCACGGCCATCAGGTGATCGTGGAAACCAACGCTGGCCTTGGCATCGGTTTTACCGACGAAGACTACCAAGCCGCTGGCGCCGCCATCATTGGCAGCGCTGAAGAGGTGTTTGCCAAAGCCGAGATGATCGTCAAGGTCAAAGAGCCCCTGGCCAACGAGCGCGCCCGCCTGCGCGACGGCCAACTGCTATTTACCTACCTGCACCTGGCCCCCGACCTGGCCCAGACCGAAGATCTGGTGAAATCTGGCGCCGTGTGTATTGCCTATGAAACCGTCACCGAAGACAAAGGCGGCCTGCCGCTGCTGGCCCCCATGTCTGAAGTGGCTGGCCGTATGTCTATCCAAGCCGGTGCCCAAGCCCTTGAAAAATCCCGTGGCGGCAGTGGCCTGCTGATCTCCGGCGTGCCCGGCACTGAACCTGCCAAAGTGGTAGTGATTGGCGGCGGCGTGGTGGGCTCCAACGCCGCCCGTATCGCCGTTGGCATGCGTGCCGATGTGACCATCCTTGACCGTAACATCGATGCCCTGCGCCGCCTGGACGCCGAGTTCAACGGCCGCGCCAAAGTGGTTTACTCCACAGCCGATGCCCTTGAGCGCCACGTGCTGGAAGCCGACTTGGTGATCGGTGCCGTGCTCATCCCCGGCGCCGCCGCACCCAAGCTGGTCACTGCCGACCACATCAAACGCATGAAGCCCGGTAGCGCCATTGTTGACGTGGCCATCGACCAAGGCGGCTGCTTTGAGACCTCCAAAGCCACCACCCACGCCGACCCAACCTACATCGTTGACGACGTTGTGCATTACTGCGTGGCCAACATGCCTGGCGCCGTAGCCCGTACCTCTACCTTCGCCCTGAACAACGCCACCCTGCCCTACATCATCAAACTGGCCAACAAGGGCTACAAACAAGCCCTGCTGGACGACAAGCACCTGCTGGCTGGTTTGAACGTGATGAACGGCAAGGTCACCTGTAAAGAAGTGGCTGAAGCGCACGGTCTGGAATACGTAGCTCCGCTGGCCCTGCTTGGCGCCTGAGCGATTGCTTGAATCGAAAAGCCCTGCGAAAGCGGGGTTTTTTGTTTGGGCCCTTTTCCATAGAATGCGGGCAAAGAAATTTGAGGAGTACTTATGAAACACGCTCGTTTGATGATTTTGGGCTCAGGCCCAGCAGGCTACACCGCTGCGGTGTACGCCGCTCGAGCCAACCTCAACCCTGTTTTGATCACCGGCATGCAGCAAGGTGGCCAGCTGACCACCACCACCGAAGTGGAGAACTGGCCCGGTGACGCCGATGACCTGACCGGCCCGCTGCTGATGGAGCGGATGCAGCGCCACGCCGAGAAATTCAACACCGAGATCATTTTTGACCACATCGGTTCAGTGGATTTCTCCAAGCGCCCCTTCGTATTGAAAGGCGACAACGGCGAGTACTCCTGTGACGCTCTCATCATCGCCACCGGCGCCTCAGCCAAATACCTGGGCCTTGAGTCCGAAACCGCCTTTGCCGGCCGCGGCGTCTCCGCCTGCGCCACCTGTGACGGTTTCTTCTACCGCAACCAAAAAGTGGCGGTAGTAGGCGGCGGCAACACCGCTGTGGAAGAAGCGCTGTATCTGGCCAA
This sequence is a window from Gallaecimonas pentaromativorans. Protein-coding genes within it:
- the nadE gene encoding ammonia-dependent NAD(+) synthetase, whose amino-acid sequence is MSIEQEIRDEMRVLAQIDVEFEVRRRVDFIKNTLKASGLSTLVLGISGGVDSSTCGRLAQLAVEELNSESSVDKTYRFIAVRLPYGVQKDEDEAQLALEFIQPSHAVTVNIKAGVDGLSAAAHDGLAPTGLVPEDDFHRDFVKGNVKARSRMIAQYEIAGLTRGLVLGTDHSAENITGFYTKWGDGACDLVPLFGLSKRQVRALAKHLGAPDVLVNKVPTADLETLNPQLADEAALGLTYEQIDDFLEGKAVDTGVRDRLVEIYLRTQHKRKAIPTIYD
- the lrp gene encoding leucine-responsive transcriptional regulator Lrp, giving the protein MLPSARKGVKELDRIDRNILKELQNDGRLSNVELSKRVGLSPTPCLERVKRLERQGFIQGYTAIINPRHLGAALLVFVEVTLERTSSEVFDQFNLAVQRLDIIQECHLVSGDFDYLLKTRVADMSAYRELLGETLLRLPGVKETRTYVVMEEVKNVSKVLIDG
- the serS gene encoding serine--tRNA ligase, with amino-acid sequence MLDNKFLRQELEATAERLASRGFKLDVAAIQELEEKRKALQVRTQELQNERNTRSKAIGQAARSGEDIAPLKAAVTQINDELDSVKAELDKVLADWDAITMAIPNLPHESVPVGKDESENVEVRRWGTPREFDFEVKDHVDLGGALNGLSFEDGVKLSGSRFVVMRGELAKLHRALAQFMLDLHTEQHGYLETYVPYLVNEDSLKGTGQLPKFGDDLFNIKPATEERQMLSLIPTAEVPLTNLVRDEIVDAASLPLKFTAHSPCFRSEAGSYGRDTRGLIRMHQFDKVEMVQIVHPDTSFAALDEMTRHAETVLEKLGLPYRTVALCTGDMGFGATKTFDLEVWLPAQNTYREISSCSNVGDFQARRMQARFRNPETNKPELVHTLNGSGLAVGRTLVAVMENYQTADGRIEVPEVLRAYMGGKTHIG
- the lolA gene encoding outer membrane lipoprotein chaperone LolA — protein: MRVVALACLLASSLAVADDATDLKTKLAQYQSFSANFSQKVVDGEGNLAMQATGQMAVERPQKLYWHTQSPDETLLVSDGKTLWLYNPFVEQVTLYSPKEAVGRTPMLLLSSQDPAVWSQFDIKANGQDYDIKPKDEKDAYVTALTVKFSANKVAGLVIHDASGQQNTVTFSDFQSPRAKDDKVSFSFTPPAGVAVDDQR
- the trxB gene encoding thioredoxin-disulfide reductase, producing the protein MKHARLMILGSGPAGYTAAVYAARANLNPVLITGMQQGGQLTTTTEVENWPGDADDLTGPLLMERMQRHAEKFNTEIIFDHIGSVDFSKRPFVLKGDNGEYSCDALIIATGASAKYLGLESETAFAGRGVSACATCDGFFYRNQKVAVVGGGNTAVEEALYLANIAGEVHMVHRRDSFRAEKILIDRLYKKVEEGKIVLHLNRTLEEVLGDDMGVTGVRLASTLGEADEEVAVAGTFIAIGHKPNTDIFAGQLEMKDGYLKVQSGLEGNATQTSVPGIFACGDVMDHIYRQAITSAGTGCMAALDAERYLDGLAN
- a CDS encoding replication-associated recombination protein A produces the protein MSTLGFDFGDGPVEPLAARMRPKKFDDYVGQQHLVGEGKALRRALEAGKPHSMILWGPPGTGKTTLAELIARYSDAEVERISAVTSGIKDIRAVVERAHSRARKTLLFVDEVHRFNKSQQDAFLPHIEDGTFIFIGATTENPSFELNGALLSRARVYVLKSLENDDISDLIKRALVAPEGLQGISLDDEALDVLTQMAGGDARRALNYLEMLSDMADDGRITKDLIASTLGPEIRRYDKGGDLFYDMISAFHKSVRGSSPDAALYWYCRMLEGGCDPLYVARRLLAIASEDIGNADPKALTIGLNAWDTFTRVGPAEGERAIAQAAVYMACAPKSNAVYTAFKAARRDAKEAGDLPVPVHIRNAPTKLMASLGYGAEYRYAHNEPGAYAAGENFFPPELKDRRYYQPSNRGLEQKIGEKLNYLLDRDRQSPVKRYSDAEGSGTLPED
- the ald gene encoding alanine dehydrogenase, which gives rise to MIIGVPKEIKNHEYRVGMVPASVRELVNHGHQVIVETNAGLGIGFTDEDYQAAGAAIIGSAEEVFAKAEMIVKVKEPLANERARLRDGQLLFTYLHLAPDLAQTEDLVKSGAVCIAYETVTEDKGGLPLLAPMSEVAGRMSIQAGAQALEKSRGGSGLLISGVPGTEPAKVVVIGGGVVGSNAARIAVGMRADVTILDRNIDALRRLDAEFNGRAKVVYSTADALERHVLEADLVIGAVLIPGAAAPKLVTADHIKRMKPGSAIVDVAIDQGGCFETSKATTHADPTYIVDDVVHYCVANMPGAVARTSTFALNNATLPYIIKLANKGYKQALLDDKHLLAGLNVMNGKVTCKEVAEAHGLEYVAPLALLGA